The genomic DNA CTTTATCTAGATTATCAGTTTCAATCACTGTAGGCTTAATACGATTCCCTACTGCTGAATTACGAATATATTCTGTAATATTCATTTCTCTTATTTGTGCTAATTGCTGAATCTTTTCATATTGATTATAACTGACACGTAAAGTTAATACTTTCTCTTTTTGATTATCTTTTCTAGACACTTTAACACCTCAAATCAAGTTTAAATAAAGAATACATTTGTAGTCTTTTATTCTGAGGATTATAGCATACAAAAGTATTACATTACAATAATGGGAATAATTTATTTTAGAACTATGAGTGGCTAGCAATTAGCCACTATTTTTGTGCTAACAAAAATACATAAGGGGAATGGGGATATCCCCATCAAGCCGGTATATTCAGAACGAAGTGGCTAGAATATACGACGCTTGCCAAACCACATTATTACTTGAAATTTTGTTGATTATCCTATAATCTGCAAATATAGAAAGTCATATATTTCGAAGAAACGTGGTGGGATTGAATGAGTGAACATGATAATAATTTGGCTAGCGATTTGTCTGTTGGGGAAAACCAAAAACCCAACCGCAAAGAGCCAAAACAAATTAGTTTCAGAGTGAGCGAATCCGAATATGAAAAGTTAAGGTCATCGGCCGAAACTTTGAATATGAGTGTGCCGAATTTTGTTAAGAAAAAGGCACATGGGAGTCGATTGGTAGCGCCCAAATTGGATAAAGAGACGCGACAATCGATGGCCAAAGATTTAAGTAAGTTAGGGGCGAATGTGAATCAGATTGCTAAATATTGCAATCAACATCAACATGATGCACCAAATTAT from Staphylococcus kloosii includes the following:
- a CDS encoding plasmid mobilization protein — translated: MSRKDNQKEKVLTLRVSYNQYEKIQQLAQIREMNITEYIRNSAVGNRIKPTVIETDNLDKEQRIQQLKKELNKAKEHEETLRHFLKCVQNNGEYINISKYENDEMLKNRIREAMEILIK
- a CDS encoding plasmid mobilization protein; this translates as MSEHDNNLASDLSVGENQKPNRKEPKQISFRVSESEYEKLRSSAETLNMSVPNFVKKKAHGSRLVAPKLDKETRQSMAKDLSKLGANVNQIAKYCNQHQHDAPNYEGLEHNINAVRERLDEIWQSLN